The following are encoded together in the Daphnia magna isolate NIES linkage group LG8, ASM2063170v1.1, whole genome shotgun sequence genome:
- the LOC123475360 gene encoding LOW QUALITY PROTEIN: uncharacterized protein LOC123475360 (The sequence of the model RefSeq protein was modified relative to this genomic sequence to represent the inferred CDS: inserted 1 base in 1 codon), with the protein MASPPNYYRKNDHRKGREAITMLNQLQNFSGSPAVRFDRWIKLFDNVVAMSNWDNAEIISMLSTKMSGEAYDLLQNILESSDTYEYEDIKKLFQENYHGSEDIDFYQNQFDEIQRKPKENILNYAYRLKTLYTRAYPSNNQETPEEKTTQLRXLRQKFLQGLEPELQNIVRHKSVSTFEELVSITQKYAKRVQSDTIEKDKRIFVNAVASTQNETAILQAIEKQSEHINSIASCLKLATTEPALQETSTSPDLSGKIDRLTDVITNLGSIMQASIRQTNEIRQPPRNNSSYPPNQSRHGNFSNHAPQNSFNRQGPMNGFRQPVGNTFGRPNENNSGQQPFQRNRATQNAAGCSNCGLTNHSIESCFRFIKPQSTPETPPTCYFCQQVGHVAKFCPEKKNLIKPNETDASPNQGNE; encoded by the exons atggCATCACCCCCAAATTATTACCGGAAAAATGACCACCGTAAGGGCAGGGAAGCCATCACCATGCTGAATCAACTGCAAAATTTCTCAGGCAGCCCCGCTGTTCGCTTCGATCGTTGGATTAAGCTTTTCGATAACGTCGTAGCCATGTCAAACTGGGACAATGCAGAAATAATCAGTATGCTATCAACTAAAATGTCGGGCGAAGCATACGACTTACTACAAAACATCTTGGAATCCAGCGATACTTACGAATACGAAGATATCAAGAAACTCTTCCAAGAAAACTACCATGGATCCGAAGACATTGATttttatcaaaaccaattcgaCGAGATACAACggaagccaaaagaaaatattttaaattatgccTACAGACTTAAAACGCTATACACACGTGCCTATCCCTCCAATAACCAGGAAACACCCGAAGAAAAAACCACGCAACTAA TACTTcgacaaaaatttttgcaaggaCTGGAACCAGAACTTCAAAACATCGTAAGACACAAATCAGTATCAACATTCGAAGAACTTGTATCTATCACACAGAAGTACGCAAAGCGCGTCCAATCGGATACgatagaaaaagacaaaaggatATTTGTTAATGCGGTAGCTAGCACTCAAAACGAAACAGCTATCCTACAAGCAATCGAAAAACAAAGTGAACACATAAACTCAATCGCATCCTGCCTGAAATTAGCCACCACTGAACCTGCTCTACAAGAAACAAGCACATCGCCCGACTTGAGCGGAAAAATTGACCGTTTAACGGACGTCATAACAAACCTCGGCAGCATCATGCAGGCTAGCATTCGCCAAACAAATGAGATACGTCAACCCCCCAGAAATAATTCCAGCTATCCCCCGAACCAATCAAGACACGGAAATTTCTCAAACCACGCCCCCCAAAACAGTTTCAACCGCCAAGGCCCAATGAACGGGTTCCGACAACCAGTCGGCAACACTTTCGGCAGGCCTAACGAAAATAACTCAGGTCAGCAACCTTTCCAACGAAATAGGGCAACGCAAAATGCCGCTGGCTGCTCAAACTGCGGCCTTACCAACCACAGCATCGAAAGTTGCTTTCGATTTATAAAACCGCAATCGACACCAGAGACGCCACCTACCTGTTACTTTTGTCAACAAGTAGGCCACGTAGCGAAATTTTGCCCCGAGAAGAAAAACTTAATTAAGCCTAACGAAACTGACGCTTCACCGAACCAGGGAAACGAATAA
- the LOC116934680 gene encoding uncharacterized protein LOC116934680: MTSITRDSSCNLLENMEETHIDLALEKISPFCSLNLPPDEEQQSMLYDSEMFCDDDFRSVETCSTTPESEASLLVQEDTFEVCITKMSGTHLMEIFCEEHREEMICYLAMEYAKIRHHFEQKRLNNLLLSKSKAKVKSKSKEAKNA; this comes from the exons ATGACCAGTATTACAAGGGATTCTTCTTGCAATTTATTAGAGAACATGGAAGAGACTCATATAGATTTAGCTCTAGAGAAAATCTCACCCTTCTGCTCGCTCAACCTGCCACCTGATGAAGAACAACAAAGCATGTTGTATGATTCTGAAATGTTCTGTGATGACGACTTTCGTAGTGTCGAAACCTGTTCAACAACGCCGGAAAGTGAAGCCAGTTTGCTTGTACAAGAAG ACACATTTGAAGTGTGCATCACAAAAATGTCAGGCACACATTTAATGGAAATTTTTTGTGAGGAACATCGCGAAGAAATGATATGTTATTTAGCAATGGAGTACGCAAAGATTCGGCATCACTTTGAACAAAAGCGATTGAACAACCTTCTATTGTCAAAGTCTAAGGCTAAAGTAAAATCGAAGTCAAAGGAAGCCAAAAATGCATAA
- the LOC116929550 gene encoding uncharacterized protein LOC116929550, giving the protein MHTLTQTTLQYWAQQFSMWHFLYVSEERATAFCLEGKCEIITSSEDILSDDEVLFLLNDQSEVLYIRQIKKGNNASLLEFVGVVTNEPAAPAVTEENEAIQLIVIAAEPTLQLDQEIIGPLVGPVEEGAAESIQPEKLFSVADILKEGRIGVKGDTSEEIIARLNAVDFPSRRCSQKDLSYLIWTSGTWLMRNYEMRKNFPSSDEILKMAKSIVFYFPSAGSFNTETPWDMLYDPYTRKGSMESYMRGKSFRKLLSDKRTKRQCTTVMFPECNSYTAEEQMEAEEHMRLTHLDSYDTRNHNRNEMLRLIKIKEEFFLLKKGLIETFLSNWRKAESQLIEFAKQRLIRNLAISAILKRREEAVGQFDVVEQTKCAFHVLLHAAANIQPAPKKNGSTADAWPVLFQSFHEILLPEDAATRAHTIELPGVLDNGAYFIKIDKTAVALDTKCFDKAIGYLLMYYHILDINFPPLLKFVFGFLESLFEITPSTTPSKKPKELCSFVFGFQNKQ; this is encoded by the exons GTGCCACTGCGTTTTGCCTTGAAGGCAAGTGCGAAATAATCACATCATCTGAAGACATTCTTTCAGATGATGAAGTGTTATTTCTTCTTAACGACCAATCAGAGGTCCTTTATATACGGCAAATCAAAAAAGGCAATAATGCTTCTTTGCTTGAATTTGTTGGCGTCGTGACCAATGAACCTGCTGCACCTGCTGTGACTGAAGAAAATGAGGCAATCCAGTTGATTGTTATTGCAGCAGAGCCTACACTTCAACTGGATCAAGAAATTATTGGGCCACTTGTTGGGCCAGTTGAGGAAGGAGCTGCGGAAAGTATTCAGCCG GAAAAACTTTTCTCTGTGGCAGACATTCTTAAAGAAGGCAGGATTGGGGTAAAGGGAGATACAAGCGAGGAAATTATTGCCCGTCTCAACGCAGTCGATTTCCCGAGCAGACGATGCTCTCAAAAAGACCTGTCATACCTCATTTGGACTTCAGGCACCTGGCTGATGAGAAATTATGAAAT GCGAAAAAACTTTCCTAGTAGCGACGAGATTCTGAAAATGGCCAAGTCCATAGTTTTTTACTTCCCATCGGCTGGGAGCTTCAATACCGAGACACCATGG GATATGTTATATGATCCATATACCCGTAAAGGCTCCATGGAATCCTACATGCGAGGGAAAAGTTTCAGGAAACTATTGTCAGACAAACGTACTAAACG GCAGTGTACAACGGTCATGTTTCCAGAATGCAATTCTTACACAGCAGAAGAACAAATGGAGGCCGAGGAACACATGAGGTTGACGCATTTAGATTCTTATGATACAAGAAATCACAATCGCAACGAAATGCTACGTTTGATAA agataaaagaagaattcTTTTTACTCAAGAAAGGACTTATTGAAACCTTCCTGTCAAATTGGCGAAAGGCGGAAAGTCAATTAATAGAGTTTGCCAAGCAGAGATTGATAAGAAATTTGGCCATTTCGGCAATCTTAAAGAGACGGGAGGAAGCTGTAGGACAGTTCG ATGTGGTTGAACAAACGAAATGCGCCTTTCATGTGCTACTTCACGCTGCAGCCAACATACAGCCggcccccaaaaaaaacggGTCGACAGCGGATGCATGGCCCGTCCTTTTCCAGTCCTTCCAc GAAATATTACTTCCGGAAGACGCAGCAACTCGTGCACACACCATTGAGTTACCTGGTGTTTTAGATAATGGGGCATATTTCATCAAGATTGATAAAACAGCAGTCGCACTTGATACCAAATGTTTTGACAAAGCAATAGGTTACCTCCTAATGTATTACCACATTCTCGATATTAATTTCCCACCATTATTGAAATTTGTGTTCGGATTTCTTGAATCGCTTTTCGAAATAACTCCTTCCACGACCCCGTCGAAGAAGCCAAAAGAATTGTGTTcctttgtttttggttttcaaaaTAAACAGTGA